The following are encoded together in the Lathyrus oleraceus cultivar Zhongwan6 chromosome 3, CAAS_Psat_ZW6_1.0, whole genome shotgun sequence genome:
- the LOC127126565 gene encoding transcription factor MYB60: protein MGRPPCCDKVGIKKGPWTPEEDIILVSYIQEHGPGNWRSVPTNTGLSRCSKSCRLRWTNYLRPGIKRGNFTPHEEGMIIHLQALLGNKWAAIASYLPQRTDNDIKNYWNTHLKKKLNKFQAAALESSNSTTYVSKSFSDRSLDITNNHASSLKLNSNNQNSHQSSSSTYASSTENISRLLEGWMRSSPNSQQQQQIKGNYQYGHHQEFQSNGDDNVIIDDDNNSFENNGNLLVKSASVPADLNLQGHHHHHHHHQQQQQKTSKDEMVSHDQEFDSILSFENLNNGVAWDKSTCDSMPAEKCSSSSQKSIKNLCNAPPPLSFLEKWLLDENVGHVEEMMELSSPMF, encoded by the exons ATGGGAAGGCCTCCTTGCTGTGACAAAGTTGGCATCAAGAAAGGTCCATGGACACCTGAAGAAGATATCATCCTTGTTTCTTACATCCAAGAACATGGTCCAGGAAATTGGAGATCCGTTCCTACTAATACAG GGTTGTCAAGGTGCAGCAAAAGTTGCAGACTTAGATGGACAAATTATCTAAGGCCAGGAATCAAGAGAGGAAACTTCACTCCTCATGAAGAAGGAATGATTATTCATTTGCAAGCTCTTCTTGGTAACAA ATGGGCAGCCATAGCTTCATACCTTCCACAAAGAACAGATAATGATATAAAGAATTATTGGAACACACATTTAAAGAAAAAGCTTAACAAATTTCAAGCTGCTGCTTTAGAGTCATCAAACTCAACAACTTATGTATCAAAAAGTTTTAGTGACAGAAGCTTAGATATTACCAACAATCATGCTTCGTCGCTAAAGCTTAATAGTAATAATCAAAATTCTCATCAATCTTCTTCATCAACATATGCTTCAAGCACTGAGAATATTTCAAGGCTCTTAGAAGGTTGGATGAGATCTTCACCAAActcacaacaacaacaacagatCAAAGGAAATTACCAATATGGTCATCATCAAGAGTTTCAAAGCAATGGTGATGATAATGTTATTATTGATGATGATAATAATAGCTTTGAAAATAATGGTAATTTGTTAGTGAAGTCTGCTTCAGTTCCAGCTGATTTAAACCTTCAAGgccatcatcatcatcatcatcatcaccagcAGCAGCAGCAGAAAACTAGCAAAGATGAAATGGTTTCTCATGATCAAGAGTTTGATTCTATTCTTTCATTTGAGAATCTTAACAACGGTGTTGCTTGGGACAAGTCAACTTGTGATTCTATGCCTGCTGAAAAGTGTTCTTCTTCTTCTCAGAAGAGTATCAAGAATTTATGCAATGCTCCTCCTCCATTGTCATTTCTTGAGAAGTGGTTATTGGATGAAAATGTTGGTCATGTGGAGGAAATGATGGAATTATCATCACCAATGTTCTAA